Genomic segment of Chrysiogenes arsenatis DSM 11915:
GCCCCGACTCAATCGCCGTCCCGCGCAACGAGGAGGGAATATACATATCCACTCCAAATACGTCAATAGATTTTTACGTCTTTCTGAGAAAAAAGTATAACACTTGAAAAATACAACAATTCAGCCAACGCCCTTCCATTCAGCATTCTTATTGCACTCTCATTTTCCCTCTAGCCATACCACTCAATCGGGTACATACTATGAATCGGCCATCACTTTTGTGCTGACCAATTACCACCTGCTTAGGAGGCCTTACTGTTATGTTTCGCACTTTCCTTATCTTCTGCTTTATCACCCTGCTGTCTCTACAACTAACTGGATGCTTAGGCAGCAAAGATACCCCTTCCGGCCCAAGCGCTGCGGGTCAGGTAAATGCGGCTCTTGCTTCAGGAAAACCTGTACTCCTTGATTTCGGTGCGGATGGATGCCCATCTTGCGTCCAAATGAAACCGACAATATATCGTATTATTACTGAGTATAATGACAAGCTTCAAGTTGTTATGGTTGACACAAGTGTCGATCGTGAACTTTCTGCGGACTACAAGGTACGTGCGATACCAACGTATGTATTTGTTGCCCCGGATGGCAGTGAAGCTGGCAGACAAATGGGTTTTATTGACTCTAATATCTTCATTGACTATGTCGAAAGCTTTATCAAGCAGCACTCACCAATTACCGCAGCAAACTAAGCACCTCTATTTTCCCTTTCTATCTGAAACATCCACAACCNCCATATTTTTGCGAAAAATCACCACTCTTATTGACGAATACATTTCAATGCTTATGATGCACCGTTCATGTGACATCACAATATTTCCTCTTTGGAGACCGCACAATGACGGCCAAACCCTTAACCCCGATGATGCGCCAATACCTCGGCATCAAGCAAGATCACCCTGACACACTTCTCCTCTTTAGGATGGGTGATTTTTACGAACTATTTGGAGACGACGCCATTGTTGCTTCCGAAGTACTTGGCATTGCGGTCACTTCGCGCGATAAAGGTGAAGATAAACTACCCATGGCAGGCGTGCCACACCATGCTCTCGACAACTACCTCTACCGTTTAGTAAAAGCTGGTCATAAGGTTGCCATATGCGATCAACTCGAAGACCCCAAGCAAGCTAAAGGTATTGTAATGCGCGGCGTAACACGCATAGTTACTCCCGCAACCATATTAAATAGCGATGCACTTGACCCATCTGAAAACAACTTCCTTGCTGCACTGACAACAAATGGCAACGCACTGACGGCACTTCTTTGGGATCTTTCAACTGCCGATGTACGCCTACTCACTACGACAGCAGCAACATTTCAAGCTGACCTTGGCGTCTATCAAATAGCAGAATACATTACGCCCGACGAATCCCTAACCGCCTTCGCCCCACTGACAACCATCAGCCATGCCGTCATGGCACAAATCCCAGAGACTGACCTCTTACCTTCAGAACGGCGCGCCCTGAGCGCCGCCGCAAGCTACCTGAGCGCAACACAACTTCGTACGATTCTTCCTCATACCATCACGCGCGCCAATGCTGACACCACCATGATCATCGATACATCCACCGCACGCAATCTTGAGCTTTTCCAGAACAGCAATGGCGGACGCGAACATTCGCTTCTTTCCGTGCTCGACCGCACCCGCACTGCGATGGGAGGGCGGATGATTCGCGATTGGCTACGCGCACCACTCTGCAGCATACATCGCATTGAAGCACGCCATGATAGTGTTGAATACTTTCTTACAAACTACCCACTGACCAGCGCGATCCGCACTGCACTTCGTCAAATACATGACCTTGAACGGCTTATCAATCGAATGACTCTGCAACAACATCGCCCGCGCGATCTAGTCGCATTGCGCCAATCCCTCGTCGTACTCTCTGAAATCCGGGAACTTGGCAGCAACAGCGACCTCACGGCTTTGCTTGACGAAACTTTTGCTTCCATTATTGATTTCACGGCATTGCACGAGTTGCTTCATAGAGGGATCCTTGACGAACCCGCTTCTGTCTTACGACAAGGAAATGTCATCCGATCAGGCTATGACCAGCGGCTCGACGAACTTCGCAATATACGCGAAAATTCACGAGACACTATCTTACGCATGGAAGCTGGCGAAAAGGAACGCACCGGCATTAGCAGCTTGAAAATTCGTTACAACCGAGTATTCGGCTATTACATCGAAATTCCTAATTCGCAGCGCGATCGCGTTCCCGCGGAATACATTCGCAAACAAACCCTAGTGAATGCTGAACGCTATATCACACAATCAATTAAAGAACTAGAAGAGGAGATCCTTGCCGCCGAAGATCGACTCGCCCCATACGAAGAAGAGTTGTATCTTGCCATTTGCGAGCAGGTCACTCAATGGAGCGATCAAATTTTGCAAGCTGCCCAGAGCGTTGCCACCATTGACGTTCTTACCAACTTTGCTGAATTGGCCGCACAGCACCGCTACTGTCGTCCCATCATGTCGACTGATCCCATATTAAGCATTACTGGATTGCGCCATCCTGTCATCGAAACATTGAGTCATGAACCTTTTATAGCCAACGATGTCACGCTGAACCGTGACGACCAACAACTGATGATCCTTACCGGCCCAAACATGGCAGGGAAGTCTACCTACATGCGTCAATCTGCCCTCGCGGCCATCATGGCGCAAATGGGATCATTCGTAAGCGCACGCAGCGCCACCATCGGCCTGTGCGATCGAATCTTTACCCGTGTTGGCGCAAGCGATAATCTGGCAGAAGGGAAATCGACCTTCATGGTTGAAATGAGCGAGACTTCTACCATTCTGCGCCATTCAACTCCACGCAGCCTGATTATTATCGATGAGGTGGGGCGCGGAACCAGCACCTTTGATGGTATCTCTATTGCTTGGAGCGTTGCCGAATATTTGAGCCGCAATGGCACCATTGCCGCGCGTACCATGTTTGCAACCCATTTTCACGAACTCACTGATCTGGCTCGTGAAATTCCCGGCGTCTTCAAT
This window contains:
- the mutS gene encoding DNA mismatch repair protein MutS, with the protein product MTAKPLTPMMRQYLGIKQDHPDTLLLFRMGDFYELFGDDAIVASEVLGIAVTSRDKGEDKLPMAGVPHHALDNYLYRLVKAGHKVAICDQLEDPKQAKGIVMRGVTRIVTPATILNSDALDPSENNFLAALTTNGNALTALLWDLSTADVRLLTTTAATFQADLGVYQIAEYITPDESLTAFAPLTTISHAVMAQIPETDLLPSERRALSAAASYLSATQLRTILPHTITRANADTTMIIDTSTARNLELFQNSNGGREHSLLSVLDRTRTAMGGRMIRDWLRAPLCSIHRIEARHDSVEYFLTNYPLTSAIRTALRQIHDLERLINRMTLQQHRPRDLVALRQSLVVLSEIRELGSNSDLTALLDETFASIIDFTALHELLHRGILDEPASVLRQGNVIRSGYDQRLDELRNIRENSRDTILRMEAGEKERTGISSLKIRYNRVFGYYIEIPNSQRDRVPAEYIRKQTLVNAERYITQSIKELEEEILAAEDRLAPYEEELYLAICEQVTQWSDQILQAAQSVATIDVLTNFAELAAQHRYCRPIMSTDPILSITGLRHPVIETLSHEPFIANDVTLNRDDQQLMILTGPNMAGKSTYMRQSALAAIMAQMGSFVSARSATIGLCDRIFTRVGASDNLAEGKSTFMVEMSETSTILRHSTPRSLIIIDEVGRGTSTFDGISIAWSVAEYLSRNGTIAARTMFATHFHELTDLAREIPGVFNAHILISEKEGRLVFLRKVAPGAAPKSYGIEVARLAALPDTVVERAQAILKNLEAREYNIDGKPAISHIPTKPPLLFGPALFDPVIDRIENLDIDALTPREALQLLYELQREVRGE
- a CDS encoding thioredoxin family protein; protein product: MFRTFLIFCFITLLSLQLTGCLGSKDTPSGPSAAGQVNAALASGKPVLLDFGADGCPSCVQMKPTIYRIITEYNDKLQVVMVDTSVDRELSADYKVRAIPTYVFVAPDGSEAGRQMGFIDSNIFIDYVESFIKQHSPITAAN